Part of the Amycolatopsis sp. 195334CR genome is shown below.
CGAGGACCTGCGGGTCAAGGTGGTCGGCGAGGGCGGCAACCTCGGGCTGACCCAGCTCGGCCGGATCGAGTTCGCCCGGTCCGGCGGCAAGATCAACACCGACGCGCTGGACAACTCGGCCGGGGTGGACTGCTCCGACCACGAGGTGAACATCAAGATCCTGCTCGACCAGCAGGTCGCGGCCGGCAACCTGGACCGCGAGCAGCGCAACCAGCTGCTGCTGGAGATGACCGACGAGGTCGGCGAGCTGGTGCTCGCGGACAACTACCGGCAGAACGCGGTGCTCGGCGTCAGCCGGGCGCACCGGGCGCCGATGGTCTCGGTGCACGCCAGGCTGATCGCCGACCTGGAGGCCGACGGCAAGCTCGACCGCAAGCTGGAGGCACTGCCCAGCCCGGCCGAGTTCAAGCGGCTCGAGAAGGAGGAGAAGGGCCTCACCTCGCCCGAGCTGGCCACCGTGCTCGCGCACGTGAAGCTCGACCTCAAGGACCAGTTGCTGGCCAGCGAGCTGCCGGACAACGAGGTGTTCGCCCGGCGCCTGCCGGACTACTTCCCGAAGCCGCTGCGGGAGCGCTTCGGCGACGCCATCGCCCACCACCCGCTGCACCGCCAGATCATCACCACGCTGCTGGTCAACGAGGTGGTCGACGGGGCGGGCCTGTCGTACGCGTTCCGGCTCGACGAGGAGATGAACGCGACCGCGACCGACGCCGTGCGCGCCTACGCCGTGGTCACCTCGGTGTACGACCTGCCGTCGCTGTGGCGGGAGATCGACGCGCTCGACAACCTCGTGCCGTCCGAGATCGCCGACGAGATGATGCTGGAGACGCGCCGCCTGCTCGACCGGGCCGCGCGCTGGTTCCTCACCAACCGGCCGCAGCCGCTGGCCGTCGGCGCGGAGATCAACCGCTTCGGCGAGACCGTGGCCCAGCTGGCCACCCAGGTCGAGGGCTTCCTGCGCGGCCGCGAGGCGGAGTCGGTCCGCGAGGACGTCGAGCGGCTGACCTCGCACGGGGTCCCCGAGGCGGTGGCCAGGCGGGTGGCGGTGCTGCTGCACACCTACGGCCTGCTCGACGTCACCGAGGTCGCCGAACTGGCCGAGCAGGAGGTCGGCATCGACGTGGAGCGCAGCCCGGCCGAGACCGCCGAGCTGTACTACGCGCTGTCCGAGCACCTCAACGTGGACAAGATGCTCACCTCGATCAGCGCGCTGGAGCGGGGCAACCGCTGGCACGCGCTGGCGCGGCTGGCGCTGCGGGACGACCTGTACGCGTCGCTGCGGGCGATCACCCTGGACGCGCTGCGGCACAGCGACTCCGACGACACCGCCGACCAGAAGATCGAGCAGTGGGAGCACACCAACGCCTCGCGCCTGGCGCGGGCGCGGGTGTCGCTGGACGAGATCCAGCGCTCCGGCAGGCTCGACCTGGCGACGCTGTCGGTGGCCGCGCGGCAGATGCGGAGCACGGTCCGCTGATGGCACACCGCGCACTGGTCCGGCCGCGCTGGTCGGACATGGACGTCTACGGCCACGTCAACCACGCCAACATGGTCACCCTGCTGGAGGAGGCCAGGGTGCCGCTGCTGTTCGGCGAGTCGGCCGCGGCCGGGCTGACCGAGCTGGCGAAGGGCATCGTGGTGGTCTCGCTGCAGGTCGACTACCGGGCACCGGTGGTGGTCGGCAACGACGACGTGCTGGTCGAGATGACCATGACCGAGCTGCGGTACTCCTCGTTCACCATCGCCTACCGGGTGCACACCGGGCCGGACGAAGCGGACAAGGTGGCCGTGACCGCGCAGACCAAGCTGGCGCCCTACGATGTGGGTACCGAGCGCCCGCGCCGGCTCACCGAGGACGAGCGGGATTTCCTGCGGCGCGGATTAGGGGAGTCGGATGCCTGAACTGCGGATCGCTGATCCGGCGGACCGCGAAACGCTCGGCTCGTTCGTCGCGCGTGCGGTCCGGCTCGACGGCCAGGTGGCGGTGCGCCTGCGCAACCGCGCACCGGGCATCGTCGAAGCGTGGGTCGCCACCCCGTTCGACGTGCTGGCGACCAGGGCGGTGGCCGGGGAGATCAGCCCGGCCGACGTGACCGTGTCCGGGTCCGAGCTGCTCGCCGCGCTGACCGTGGCCGGTGGCGAGCGGATGGACCCCGGCCCGTCGCGGGACCTGCTGTGGCACTCCGAGCTGCCCGCGGCCGGGCGGTGGCAGCCGGTGGACGACCTGCCGGTCGGCGTGGTCGCCGATCTCGCCGACCGCGGGGTGTCGCTGGCCAGGGAGAACGCCGGGCCGCACGGGAACCCGCCCGCTTCGCTGATGGACCAGGCGGTGCTCACCGTGAGCGGGGGCGAGCTGGAGGTCAAGGTCCAGATGCGCTGCCTGTTCGCGTTGTCCGGGATGGGCTTCCTGGACTCGTCGATCAGCGACGACGTGGTGCGGGTGACCGCGACCGACTCGTGGCTGCGCATGGACGCCCGGTACGGCGCGATCGTGCGGCGGCGGCACGCCCTGCTGCCGCTGCTGTTCGGCGCGCACTAGGAGTTCTTACGAAGGTGTTACCAGGGCCGTTCCGGTGGATCCGGGACGGCCCTGGTGTCATCGTAGGGGCATGACCGAGCGCGACCAGGCTGCTGAACCGGATCCCACCAGGGAGTTCCTCGACGGTGTGCGCGCCGAGGAGACCCCGTGGCGGACCGAGCGCCCCGCCGACCAGGAACGGCCGGAGCCGGCGACCGAGAAGCCGTCGCGGTGGCGCCGGGCGGCGCCGTACCTGCAGGCCGGGGCGGCGGTGGGCTGGATCGCCAGCGCCGCGCTGTCCGACGACGACTACGAGGACGGCTACGACGCCGGGTTCGAGGCGGGCTCGGGCGGCGAGAGCTACGGGAGCTGAATCGCGCGCATCCGCTCGATCTCGGCGGTCTGCCCGGTGAGCACTTCCTGCGCCATCTCCTGCGCGCGGACGTTGAGCCCACCGCCGAGCTGCTGCTCCGCCATGGTCAGCGCGCCCTCGTGGTGGCGGATCATCAGTTCCAGGAACAACCGGTCGAAGTCGGTGCCCTTCGCCGCGCGCAACGCGTCCAGCTGCTCCGGGGTGGCCATGCCCGGCATGGTGGAGTGGTCGTGACCGCCGTGTGAACCGTGCCCCGCGTGCCCGCCGGTGTCCTCGGGCGGCACCGGCTTCCCGTGCTCGGTGAGCCAGGAGGACATCTGCGCGATTTCGGCGCCCTGCGCCACGTCGATCCGGCTCGACACCCCGCGCACCAGCTCGTTGCTCGCGCGGTCGGCCACCAGCGCGGTCATCACGAGCGCCTGCCGGTGGTGCGGGATCATGTTGGTGACGTAGTTCACATCGGCTTCGCTGATCGTCACGTTCTGCTGATGCTGCGCGGCTTCCCCGGGCGGGACCTCGGTGGCGGCCTCACCGGGTTTGCCGGGAACGAGCACCCCCGCCGAGGGTTGCGGGGGCGGGACCGGCTCGTTCGAGCACCCCGCCAGCACCACGCAGGCGAGCCCGGCGGCGATCGCGGCGGTCACTGTTCGTGTCATGGGCGCCAGCGAACCGTCTCGGCCGCCGGTTCGTCAATCCTCTCGCAGGTCGGACCCCTCTTAAGTAGCTATCGACCATCTGCGCGAAAGGTAATAATCTCCGGCGACCAGTAAAGATTGGGGGCTCGTGTGGTGAACAGGATTTTCCGGACCCACCGCCTTTCCCGTGTGTTCGTGGCGGCGGCCGGTGCGGTCGGCCTCGCGCTCTCCGGCGTCGCCGGGGTCCCGGGCGCGGTCGCCCAGAGCGGGATCCCGCCGGTCGACCAGATCGTGCACAGCCCGAACATCCGGCAGATCGCCAACATCCCGAAGCAGGCGCCGTTCAACACGACGAACGCGCTCGGCACCGACATCGCCTTCACCAAGGACCACGCGATCGTCGGCAACTACGACGGCTTCGTCATCTACGACATCAAGCAGCCGTCGAAGCCGAAGATCGTCAGCCAGGTGCTCTGCCCCGGTGCGCAGAACGACGTCTCGGTGGTCGGTGACCTGCTCTTCCTCTCCACCGACTCCTCGCGCAGCGACGATTCCTGCCAGAGCACCCCGCTGCCCGCCTCGAACAAGGCGGCGTGGGAGGGCATCAAGGTCTTCGACATCTCCGACCTGGCGAAGCCGCGCTACGTCTCCGCGGTGGAGACCGACTGCGGTTCGCACACCCACACGCTGGTGCCGGACGAGAAGACCGACTCCACGCTGCTCTACATCTCCTCGTACGCGCCGGCCTCGAACCTGCCGGACTGCCAGCCGCCGCACGACAAGGTGTCCATCGTCAAGGTGCCGAACCAGGCCCCGGAGGACGCGGCGCTGATCGCCACCCCGGTGCTCTTCCCGGACGGCGGCAACCCCGGTGGCGACAACCCGGACGGCACGCGCCGCTCGGCCACCACCGGCTGCCACGACCTCACCGCGTACCCGGAGAAGGACCTGATCGGCGGCGCCTGCATGGGTGACGGCGTGCTGATCGACATCAAGGACCGGCTGAACCCGCGGGTGATCGAGCGGGTGCAGGACAACGTGAACTTCGCGTTCTGGCACTCGGCCACGTTCAACAACGACGGCACCAAGGTCATCTTCACCGACGAGCTGGGTGGCGGTGGCCAGGCCATCTGCAACGCGAAGTTCGGCCCGAACCGCGGTGCCGACGGCATCTACGACATCACCGGCTCCGGCGACGACCGCAAGCTCGAGTTCCGCAGCTACTACAAGATCTCGCGCTACCAGGCCGACACGGAGAACTGCGTGGCGCACAACGGTTCGCTGATCCCGGTCAAGGGCCGCGACATCATGGTGCAGGCCTGGTACCAGGGCGGCATCTCGGTGTGGGACTTCACCGACTCGGCGAACCCCAAGGAGATCGCCTGGTGGGACCGCGGCCCGCTGTCGAACACCGAGAGCATCACCGGCGGCTCGTGGTCGGCGTACTACTACAACGGCTACATCTACTCGTCGGACATCCAGAAGGGCCTCGATGTGCTCGATGTGCGTGACCGCGCCACCGCGCCCGCGAAGTCCGTGAAGTACGACCAGTTCAACCCCCAGACGCAGCCGCGCTACGGCCGCTGACGGGCCCGTCCCAACGCTATGAGTGGGGCATTACTTGCAATCAACGCAAGTAATGCCCCACTCATAGCATTCGGGGGAGGCTAGATGAGCCAGGCGGCGGCGTCGGGCGGCAGCTTGCCCTCGACCAGCGGGCTGCTGGACAGCAGCACCTCGCCCGGGGGCAGGTCCACCGGTGCCGCCGAGGTGTTCAGTGCGCAGACGAGCCCGCCGGGCTTGCGCCGCAGGGCGAAGCAGCCCGCCGGGGCGCCGTACCACTCGACCTCGTCGCCGTCGAAGGCCGGATGCTGGTGCCGCAGTTCCAGCGCGTGCCGGTAGAGCGAGAGCGTGGAGTCGGCGTCCTCCAGTTGCGCCTCCACGGTCAGCTCGGCCCAGTCGTCCGGCATCGGCAGCCAGGCGCGGTCCGCGGTGGAGAAGCCGAACGGCGGTTCCTTGCCCTCCCAGGGGATCGGCACGCGGCAGCCGTCGCGGCCCCCGTCCGGGCCCGCCGTGCGCACCCGCGGGTCCACCAGCGCCTCCGCCGGAAGGTCCACATTGGCCAGACCGAGTTCTTCGCCGTTGTACAGGTAGATCGCGCCCGGCAGGGCCAGTTCCACCAGCGCCATCGCGCGCGCCCGCCGCACGCCCTGCTCGCCGCCGCCGTACCGGCTCACCTGCCGCCAGACGTCGTGGTTGGAGAGCGTCCAGGTGGCGGCCACCCCGGCACTGCCGGCGATCGCCAGCGAGCGTTCGATCGACGCCCGCATCGCGTCGGCGTCGAAATGGGTGAGCACCAGGCGGAAGTTGAAGCCGAGGTGGAGTTCGTCCGGCCGGAGGTAGCGGGCGAAGCGCTCCTCGTCGGACACCCAGATCTCCCCGACGGCCATCGTGCCCGGGTACTCGTCGAGCACCTTGCGGATCATCTGGTGGATCTCGTGCACGCCGTCGTTGTCGAAGCGGCGGTCGGGGATGTCGCGGTAGTCCCCGCTGATCAGCGCGTCCGCGGCGGCCGCCCGCAGGTCCATGTCGGGCAGGCCGGGCGGTTTCGCCATGCCGTGCGCCACGTCGATGCGGAACCCGTCGACCCCGCGGTCCAGCCAGAACCGCAGCGTCCGCTCGAGGTCGGCGGGCACCTCCGGATTGCCCCAGTTGAGGTCCGGCTGCTCCGGCGCGAACAGGTGCAGGTACCACTGGCCGTCCGGCACCCTGGTCCACGCCGGGCCGCCGAACGCGCTGACCCAGTTGTTCGGCGGGTGCTCACCGGTGATGCCGAGGCCTTCGCGGAAGATGTAGCGCTCCCGCTCGGGACTGCCCGGCAGCGAGGCCAGCGCGGCGGTGAACCACTCGTGCTGGTCGCTGGTGTGGTTGGGCACCAGGTCGATGGTGACCTTCATGCCGCGCGCGTGGGCCGCTTCGAGCAACCGGTCGAAGGCGGCCAGATCGCCGAACAACGGGTCGACCGCACGGGGATCCGAGATGTCGTAACCGTTGTCGGCCATCGGCGAGCGGTAGAACGGGGTCAGCCACAGCGCGTCGACCCCCAGCAGCTCCAGGTACCCGAGTCTGCTGCGGATCCCGTCCAGGTCACCGACCCCGTCGCCGTCGGAGTCGGCGAACGACCGGACGTAGACCTGGTAGAAAACGCTGTCACGCCACCACTGGACCTCGCCAGCCGCGGTGGTTCTGCTGTCGGCAGCTCTGCGCACGAGGCGCAATCCTTCCACCTCCACGGCGGGGCTTGTCCAGCAGCGTCGGGTTTTCTCTTGGGAGGCCTCAGATCCAGCTGTTCATCATGCTCTGTGCGGCCATTTCGAGGTATGCCCAGAGCTGATCGGCGTAAGGCTGCGGCAGCTTCGCCTCGTCGACCGCCACCCGCATCGCGCGCAGCCACGCGTCGCGCTCGATCGGCCCGATCTTGAACGGCGCGTGCCGCATCCGCAGCCGGGGGTGGCCGCGCTGGTCGGAGTAGGTGTGCGGACCGCCCCAGTACTGCATCAGGAACAGCCGGAACCGCTCCTCGGCCGGGCCGAGGTCCTCCTCCGGGTAGAGCGGGCGGAGGATCTCGTCCTCGGCGACCTGCTGGTAGAACCGCGCGACGATGAACCGGAACGTCGGCTCACCGCCGACGGCCTCGTAGAACGTCTGGGGGTCCTGCGTTTCCGGGGTCACGTTCACCACTCCATCATGCCTGCTGGCTGTTCGACGCCGAGCCGCCGAAGAACCGGCCGAGCGGCGGTTCGAACCCGGCGTCCTCCAGCGCGCTCATGATCTTGGCGCGCAGCGCGCGCTGGGCGGCCCACTGCCTGCCGGGGC
Proteins encoded:
- a CDS encoding thioesterase family protein encodes the protein MAHRALVRPRWSDMDVYGHVNHANMVTLLEEARVPLLFGESAAAGLTELAKGIVVVSLQVDYRAPVVVGNDDVLVEMTMTELRYSSFTIAYRVHTGPDEADKVAVTAQTKLAPYDVGTERPRRLTEDERDFLRRGLGESDA
- a CDS encoding DUF305 domain-containing protein; its protein translation is MTRTVTAAIAAGLACVVLAGCSNEPVPPPQPSAGVLVPGKPGEAATEVPPGEAAQHQQNVTISEADVNYVTNMIPHHRQALVMTALVADRASNELVRGVSSRIDVAQGAEIAQMSSWLTEHGKPVPPEDTGGHAGHGSHGGHDHSTMPGMATPEQLDALRAAKGTDFDRLFLELMIRHHEGALTMAEQQLGGGLNVRAQEMAQEVLTGQTAEIERMRAIQLP
- a CDS encoding LVIVD repeat-containing protein, whose protein sequence is MNRIFRTHRLSRVFVAAAGAVGLALSGVAGVPGAVAQSGIPPVDQIVHSPNIRQIANIPKQAPFNTTNALGTDIAFTKDHAIVGNYDGFVIYDIKQPSKPKIVSQVLCPGAQNDVSVVGDLLFLSTDSSRSDDSCQSTPLPASNKAAWEGIKVFDISDLAKPRYVSAVETDCGSHTHTLVPDEKTDSTLLYISSYAPASNLPDCQPPHDKVSIVKVPNQAPEDAALIATPVLFPDGGNPGGDNPDGTRRSATTGCHDLTAYPEKDLIGGACMGDGVLIDIKDRLNPRVIERVQDNVNFAFWHSATFNNDGTKVIFTDELGGGGQAICNAKFGPNRGADGIYDITGSGDDRKLEFRSYYKISRYQADTENCVAHNGSLIPVKGRDIMVQAWYQGGISVWDFTDSANPKEIAWWDRGPLSNTESITGGSWSAYYYNGYIYSSDIQKGLDVLDVRDRATAPAKSVKYDQFNPQTQPRYGR
- a CDS encoding glycoside hydrolase family 13 protein codes for the protein MRRAADSRTTAAGEVQWWRDSVFYQVYVRSFADSDGDGVGDLDGIRSRLGYLELLGVDALWLTPFYRSPMADNGYDISDPRAVDPLFGDLAAFDRLLEAAHARGMKVTIDLVPNHTSDQHEWFTAALASLPGSPERERYIFREGLGITGEHPPNNWVSAFGGPAWTRVPDGQWYLHLFAPEQPDLNWGNPEVPADLERTLRFWLDRGVDGFRIDVAHGMAKPPGLPDMDLRAAAADALISGDYRDIPDRRFDNDGVHEIHQMIRKVLDEYPGTMAVGEIWVSDEERFARYLRPDELHLGFNFRLVLTHFDADAMRASIERSLAIAGSAGVAATWTLSNHDVWRQVSRYGGGEQGVRRARAMALVELALPGAIYLYNGEELGLANVDLPAEALVDPRVRTAGPDGGRDGCRVPIPWEGKEPPFGFSTADRAWLPMPDDWAELTVEAQLEDADSTLSLYRHALELRHQHPAFDGDEVEWYGAPAGCFALRRKPGGLVCALNTSAAPVDLPPGEVLLSSSPLVEGKLPPDAAAWLI
- a CDS encoding globin, with amino-acid sequence MTPETQDPQTFYEAVGGEPTFRFIVARFYQQVAEDEILRPLYPEEDLGPAEERFRLFLMQYWGGPHTYSDQRGHPRLRMRHAPFKIGPIERDAWLRAMRVAVDEAKLPQPYADQLWAYLEMAAQSMMNSWI